A segment of the Deltaproteobacteria bacterium genome:
CTTTGATGATGGATTGGCGAGGTACGCCCAAACGTTTTGCTTCTTTATCCAACAATTGGATCATCCACATAGGAAAATCTACATTTACCCGTTTCTGTTCCTGCTTAGGTCTCCTTGCTTTTGATATATCAAGGTATTTGGAAATATCCCCTCCTTC
Coding sequences within it:
- a CDS encoding CopG family antitoxin, encoding MKAREFDKKFDEGGDISKYLDISKARRPKQEQKRVNVDFPMWMIQLLDKEAKRLGVPRQSIIKVWVAERLEKAS